The following proteins are encoded in a genomic region of Oncorhynchus kisutch isolate 150728-3 linkage group LG4, Okis_V2, whole genome shotgun sequence:
- the LOC109889270 gene encoding monocyte chemotactic protein 1B has product MKTTCLALGLLLLAVSQSYAIPLGLESSPDSCCFSFSKMRVPHKKIDSIQRTHSGCPRPAFVVRTVEGRVICFQSSVPWVQKAFNRVKQPAAVATSSSIEGSSHP; this is encoded by the exons ATGAAGACTACCTGCTTGGCTCTTGGGTTATTGCTGCTGGCAGTATCCCAGTCCTATGCTATCC CTCTTGGACTGGAGTCATCACCTGACAGCTGCTGTTTCAGCTTCTCCAAAATGAGAGTGCCCCACAAGAAGATCGACTCCATCCAGAGAACTCACAGTGGATGCCCCCGACCAGCATTTGT GGTCAGAACTGTTGAGGGCAGAGTGATTTGCTTCCAGTCAAGTGTGCCGTGGGTACAGAAAGCCTTCAACCGGGTCAAGCAGCCAGCAGCTGTGGCCACAAGTAGCAGCATTGAGGGTTCCAGTCATCCTTGA